From Nematostella vectensis chromosome 14, jaNemVect1.1, whole genome shotgun sequence, a single genomic window includes:
- the LOC116616845 gene encoding sphingosine 1-phosphate receptor 3, producing the protein MTNDTTSTTPLNILIGVQFVEAVLIIFANSLALAAFLSKTFRVKKSTYFLINLTVADLMVGTSVIFLSVYHASSIKAGAYNRASNAFRFVALNASLCSFTAISVERAYAVLAPFRHRLLGKKPYIIGIAMTWVYAFVSASRQILQLSSKMLLAVLINLALFILGVLVVCYLTICIKVKFFTPLPSRRQNSNAKLTVTLFLMTFVSLLCFLPSVAIASHEILINNGDDNKLDIHFAWPILYINSFINVLVYSFRMEDFKRELHRKVRACYSSCMRGETTQEVVPKYLQTSKLRGEPILTMMHREGREQPSLIMINTAPSARNDIPSCMYSTERAEADPQQLR; encoded by the coding sequence ATGACAAACGATACGACTTCTACAACACCATTGAACATTCTTATCGGCGTCCAGTTTGTGGAGGCAGTACTGATCATATTTGCAAACTCACTGGCGCTTGCTGCGTTCTTGAGCAAGACATTTCGTGTGAAGAAGTCGACTTATTTTCTTATCAATCTGACCGTGGCTGATCTGATGGTAGGAACGAGTGTTATATTCCTCTCAGTCTACCATGCGAGCAGCATAAAGGCGGGTGCTTATAATAGGGCCAGCAATGCCTTTAGATTCGTCGCGCTCAATGCGTCCTTATGCTCATTCACGGCCATCTCTGTTGAGAGGGCATACGCAGTTCTTGCTCCCTTCAGACACCGCCTGCTCGGGAAGAAACCTTATATCATTGGTATCGCTATGACATGGGTATACGCATTTGTATCAGCCAGCAGACAAATCCTTCAACTGTCGAGCAAAATGCTCCTCGCGGTTTTGATCAACTTGGCGTTGTTTATTCTCGGCGTATTAGTGGTTTGCTACCTAACCATCTGTATCAAGGTGAAGTTCTTTACCCCTCTCCCGAGTAGAAGACAAAACAGCAATGCTAAACTGACAGTCACGCTTTTCCTCATGACCTTTGTGTCACTGCTTTGCTTTCTTCCCTCGGTTGCTATAGCGTCGCACGAGATTCTGATAAATAACGGTGATGATAATAAATTGGACATTCATTTCGCTTGGCCAATACTATATATCAACTCCTTCATTAATGTCTTGGTGTATTCATTCCGAATGGAGGACTTCAAGAGAGAGTTGCATCGAAAAGTTAGGGCGTGTTATTCATCATGTATGCGCGGAGAAACAACCCAAGAAGTCGTGCCAAAATACTTACAGACATCCAAACTCAGGGGTGAACCGATATTAACCATGATGCACCGGGAGGGTAGAGAACAGCCTTCTCTGATCATGATAAATACTGCACCATCAGCCCGAAATGATATCCCAAGCTGTATGTATAGCACAGAGAGGGCCGAAGCCGACCCACAACAGCTACGATAA